Proteins encoded together in one Candidatus Kaiserbacteria bacterium window:
- the gyrA gene encoding DNA gyrase subunit A: MAAKKKIEKNNEESPKEPESTKGIISQGISSEMKEAYINYAMTVITSRALPDVRDGLKPVHRRVLYAMDKLNLTPGGKTRKSATVVGEVIGKYHPHGDTAVYDSMVNLTQDFTMRYPLVIGQGNFGSIDGDNAAAMRYTEAKTSNMASELLRDLGKNTVDYRPNYDNTEKEPVVLPAAVPNLLLNGTLGIAVGMATNIPPHNFREVSDAVVHLIDNPKSTTEDLLQFIQGPDFPTGCIAFNQQDIAQAYATGRGGVVVRGEAEITETAKGGAQIIITSIPYRVNKANLITKIAELVQTKKLEGIKGLRDESTTDIRVAIDLKGTAHPQSVLNYIYKHTQLEETFHYNMVAIVDGVPKTLSLKPMLESYVSHRVEVTKRRTQFDLDKARAREHILLGLKKALDNIDKVIALIKKSKDVPTAHVGLMKTFKFSAIQATAILEMRLQKLANLERKKIEEELAELKKIIAELEGLLKSKAKLMTLIKKELKEVTERLGDERRTKIMKRGTKNFSMEDVIADDEFALVLTKGGYIKRTNPSEYRRQKRGGVGVIDMNTKEEDVVKTFLTANAHADLLFFTDKGKVYRTKMYEIPEGKRSTKGKSIMNFLQLEQDENVTSVLPVPKDAKKEDQLSLAMVTREGTVKKTNADQFADVRKSGLIAIKLNGKDKLIATHFLKKGDDVVLVTRNGQAIRFQESDVREMGRTAAGVRGMKLGKDDEVIGAGVVEKDSKDKALFVLSGTGYGKKTKISEYKVQKRSGTGIKTAQITPKTKEIIGAEVIESTGGELVAVSKKGQVIRTSLDEVKLQGRQTQGVRIMKLRAGDSIASMVTLTEEADTSGE; the protein is encoded by the coding sequence ATGGCAGCAAAGAAAAAAATAGAAAAGAATAACGAGGAGAGTCCAAAGGAACCAGAATCAACCAAGGGAATTATTTCTCAAGGTATTTCTTCTGAAATGAAGGAAGCATATATTAATTACGCAATGACCGTTATTACGTCTCGTGCACTTCCTGATGTACGCGATGGTCTGAAGCCAGTACACCGACGAGTGTTGTACGCTATGGATAAGCTGAACTTAACTCCGGGCGGCAAGACACGAAAGTCAGCGACAGTTGTGGGTGAGGTTATCGGTAAGTATCACCCGCATGGTGATACTGCTGTATATGACTCAATGGTAAACCTTACACAAGACTTTACAATGCGATACCCTCTGGTTATCGGACAAGGTAACTTCGGTTCAATTGACGGAGACAACGCAGCTGCTATGCGTTACACAGAAGCAAAGACATCAAACATGGCATCTGAACTATTACGTGACCTTGGTAAGAATACCGTAGATTATCGACCAAACTACGACAACACTGAAAAAGAACCAGTTGTACTTCCTGCTGCTGTACCAAACCTACTTCTTAATGGAACGCTTGGTATTGCTGTTGGTATGGCAACAAACATTCCTCCTCATAACTTCCGTGAAGTGTCTGATGCTGTTGTACATCTTATAGATAATCCCAAAAGTACGACTGAAGATTTACTCCAATTTATTCAAGGTCCGGACTTCCCAACAGGGTGTATAGCGTTTAATCAACAAGATATTGCACAAGCTTACGCAACTGGACGCGGTGGTGTTGTTGTTAGAGGTGAAGCGGAGATTACAGAAACTGCTAAGGGTGGAGCGCAGATAATTATTACGTCTATTCCGTACCGTGTAAACAAAGCGAATCTTATTACAAAGATTGCTGAGCTCGTTCAAACAAAGAAGCTAGAAGGAATAAAAGGACTACGTGACGAATCTACCACAGACATTAGAGTAGCGATCGACCTAAAGGGAACTGCGCATCCGCAGTCAGTCCTTAACTATATATACAAACACACACAACTTGAGGAAACATTCCATTACAACATGGTTGCCATTGTGGATGGTGTTCCTAAAACACTTTCACTCAAACCGATGCTTGAATCGTATGTCAGTCACCGAGTTGAGGTAACAAAACGTCGCACGCAATTTGATCTAGATAAAGCGCGTGCCCGTGAACACATATTGCTTGGTCTGAAGAAGGCGCTCGATAATATCGATAAAGTAATTGCTCTTATTAAAAAAAGTAAAGATGTTCCAACAGCACACGTTGGATTAATGAAGACGTTCAAGTTCTCAGCAATACAAGCAACCGCTATTTTAGAAATGCGTTTGCAGAAACTGGCGAACCTTGAGAGAAAGAAAATCGAAGAAGAACTTGCTGAACTTAAGAAAATTATTGCTGAGCTTGAAGGGCTACTCAAGAGCAAAGCGAAACTAATGACACTCATTAAGAAAGAGTTAAAAGAGGTTACTGAGCGTCTTGGTGATGAGCGACGAACAAAAATAATGAAGCGAGGAACGAAGAACTTCTCTATGGAAGATGTTATTGCTGATGATGAATTTGCGCTGGTTCTTACTAAAGGGGGTTACATAAAGCGAACAAACCCAAGCGAGTATCGTCGCCAAAAACGTGGTGGTGTTGGTGTTATTGACATGAACACAAAAGAAGAGGACGTTGTAAAAACATTCCTTACAGCTAACGCTCATGCCGACCTGTTGTTCTTCACCGACAAAGGAAAAGTATACCGCACTAAGATGTACGAGATACCAGAAGGAAAGCGTTCAACCAAAGGCAAGTCTATTATGAACTTCTTGCAACTTGAGCAAGACGAGAACGTAACATCTGTGTTACCAGTTCCTAAAGATGCAAAGAAAGAAGACCAGCTTTCGCTTGCAATGGTGACGCGTGAAGGAACAGTAAAGAAAACAAATGCAGATCAATTTGCGGATGTACGAAAGAGTGGGCTCATTGCCATTAAACTTAATGGAAAAGATAAACTCATTGCTACTCATTTCTTAAAGAAAGGCGACGACGTTGTATTAGTAACCCGAAACGGACAGGCGATCCGTTTCCAAGAAAGTGATGTACGTGAAATGGGACGCACTGCAGCAGGAGTTCGTGGTATGAAACTCGGTAAAGACGATGAGGTTATCGGCGCTGGAGTTGTCGAAAAAGATTCTAAAGACAAGGCACTCTTTGTACTGTCTGGAACAGGATATGGAAAGAAAACAAAGATAAGTGAATATAAAGTACAGAAACGTTCAGGTACTGGTATTAAGACAGCGCAAATTACACCAAAGACTAAGGAGATTATCGGTGCTGAGGTTATTGAAAGTACTGGAGGAGAACTTGTAGCAGTTTCAAAGAAAGGACAGGTGATTCGAACGAGTCTCGATGAAGTGAAATTACAAGGACGACAAACGCAAGGTGTTCGAATTATGAAACTGCGTGCTGGAGACTCAATTGCCTCGATGGTTACCCTTACAGAAGAAGCTGATACAAGTGGGGAATAG
- a CDS encoding MBL fold metallo-hydrolase, which produces MIITHHKGEFIKVSFGDKTLAFNPVSKKSKMTPTRFGADIVFVTLNHPDFNGVDEVTRNAKEPFSVRGAGEYEIQGVFVKGFDSTSEYSTDATINTIYTVRIEDMNILFLGTLSDKKPNPSIVEDMDSVDVLFIPIGGGGVLDASEAHALAVAYEAKVVIPIHYDGIGDAGALKTFLKEAGAESTKPVEKLTIKRKDLEGKSGEVVVLQS; this is translated from the coding sequence ATGATAATCACACATCACAAAGGGGAATTTATAAAAGTTAGTTTTGGCGATAAGACACTTGCTTTTAACCCAGTCTCAAAGAAATCAAAAATGACACCAACGCGATTTGGTGCTGACATCGTATTTGTCACATTAAATCATCCAGACTTTAACGGTGTAGATGAGGTAACGCGAAATGCAAAAGAACCGTTTAGTGTCCGCGGAGCAGGAGAATACGAAATTCAAGGAGTCTTTGTAAAGGGTTTCGATTCAACATCAGAGTATAGTACTGACGCAACCATCAATACCATTTATACAGTTCGAATCGAAGACATGAACATTCTTTTCCTTGGTACACTTTCAGACAAGAAACCCAACCCTTCTATTGTTGAAGATATGGATAGTGTAGACGTTTTGTTTATTCCAATTGGCGGAGGCGGAGTGTTAGACGCGTCTGAAGCACATGCTCTTGCTGTTGCATACGAAGCAAAAGTTGTGATCCCAATACATTACGATGGTATAGGCGACGCCGGAGCACTTAAAACATTCTTAAAAGAAGCGGGAGCCGAAAGTACAAAGCCAGTCGAGAAACTTACTATTAAAAGGAAAGACTTAGAAGGGAAGTCTGGCGAAGTAGTTGTCTTGCAGTCATAA
- a CDS encoding S1 RNA-binding domain-containing protein produces MSKKDELEESSNEQEPRSKKDSPMAALLSEIPASPELGDLVEGPVVDIDKGRIYIDLHPFGTGIIYGREYLSARDILKNVNPGDTVAAKVSGIENPDGYIEVSLREARQALVWGEAEAAMKNKTPLELPIKDANKGGLIVEWQGIQGFLPASQLSVDNYPRVPDGDKDKIFAELKQLVDKKLTLHVITADAKEQKLIFTEKGIDAEEKAEMVDKYRVGDAHDGEITGATDFGVFVKLEDGLEGLVHISEMDWALVEDPKSRYTVGDKVRVQVIEVKDGKVSLSIKALVEDPWTAASKKFKKGDKVKAVVIKYNKHGALASIEEGVAGLVHVSEFGGSEQLRDELRLGSLYPFTITLFDPVEHKMTLSFKDAPVAEVAAKEE; encoded by the coding sequence ATGAGTAAAAAAGACGAACTCGAAGAATCGAGTAACGAACAAGAACCTCGGAGCAAAAAAGACTCCCCAATGGCAGCGCTTCTTAGCGAAATACCTGCAAGTCCAGAATTGGGCGACCTTGTAGAAGGACCGGTTGTAGATATTGACAAAGGACGTATCTACATCGACCTGCACCCATTTGGTACAGGTATTATTTACGGACGAGAGTATCTCTCGGCACGTGACATTTTAAAGAATGTAAACCCAGGCGACACTGTTGCTGCTAAGGTTTCTGGTATAGAAAACCCTGACGGTTACATCGAAGTATCACTTCGTGAAGCTCGCCAAGCGCTCGTATGGGGTGAAGCAGAAGCCGCAATGAAAAACAAAACACCTCTTGAACTCCCTATTAAGGATGCAAACAAGGGTGGACTTATTGTTGAATGGCAAGGCATCCAAGGATTCCTTCCTGCCTCACAGCTTTCTGTCGATAACTACCCACGAGTACCAGATGGCGACAAAGATAAAATCTTTGCTGAGCTTAAGCAACTCGTCGACAAAAAACTTACGCTTCACGTTATTACTGCTGATGCAAAAGAACAGAAACTTATCTTTACTGAAAAAGGTATCGATGCAGAAGAGAAAGCAGAAATGGTTGATAAGTATCGCGTTGGTGATGCTCACGACGGTGAAATTACCGGAGCAACCGACTTTGGCGTATTCGTAAAACTAGAAGACGGTCTTGAAGGTCTCGTGCACATATCAGAAATGGACTGGGCACTTGTTGAAGATCCTAAGAGTCGCTACACAGTTGGCGACAAGGTACGCGTACAAGTTATTGAAGTGAAAGATGGCAAGGTGTCACTTTCTATCAAGGCACTTGTTGAAGATCCGTGGACCGCAGCATCTAAGAAATTCAAAAAAGGCGACAAGGTTAAGGCTGTTGTTATTAAGTACAACAAACACGGAGCTCTTGCTTCTATAGAAGAAGGAGTAGCCGGCCTTGTACATGTATCTGAATTTGGTGGAAGCGAACAACTACGAGATGAACTTCGTCTTGGCAGTCTCTACCCATTCACAATTACACTCTTTGATCCAGTCGAGCACAAAATGACGCTCTCGTTCAAAGATGCACCAGTTGCTGAAGTTGCAGCAAAAGAAGAATAG
- a CDS encoding CYTH domain-containing protein, with protein sequence MSDTDYREIEARWINLNQEEIEKKLESIGAVLKGEYFFQEWIFKKEEWVGKARRIRVRTDGTQTWVTYKANSTWEVDSTEEVEFTVSSPEAAVKFFESIEIPIFLHQEKKRRQYTLGDITFEIDNWPLIPMVLEIEGASEEEVKKGAALLNLSWGDALFEDQKVIHEKYFNIDLESMTEYTFEK encoded by the coding sequence ATGAGTGATACTGATTATCGAGAAATAGAAGCGCGTTGGATTAATTTAAATCAAGAGGAAATTGAAAAGAAATTAGAATCTATTGGTGCTGTACTTAAAGGAGAGTACTTTTTTCAAGAGTGGATATTTAAAAAAGAAGAGTGGGTTGGAAAGGCACGTCGTATTCGCGTACGTACGGACGGGACTCAAACGTGGGTTACGTATAAAGCAAATTCTACGTGGGAAGTTGATAGCACTGAAGAGGTGGAATTTACTGTATCTTCGCCCGAAGCTGCGGTTAAGTTTTTTGAATCAATCGAAATACCCATATTCCTCCACCAAGAAAAGAAGCGACGACAGTATACATTGGGCGACATTACATTTGAGATTGATAATTGGCCACTCATACCAATGGTCTTAGAAATAGAAGGAGCTTCTGAAGAAGAGGTTAAAAAAGGTGCTGCACTACTTAACCTTAGTTGGGGTGATGCGTTATTTGAAGATCAGAAGGTAATTCATGAGAAATACTTTAATATCGATCTTGAATCAATGACTGAGTACACATTTGAGAAATAA
- a CDS encoding aminoacyl-tRNA hydrolase, which produces MKFIIVGLGNPGEEYEHTRHNAGRLAVAAFEDSQEFGGFVTDKKTKSEMSKGSVGKHTAVILQPNTFMNKSGSAVRELVTSAKAAERLVVVYDDIDLPFGTLKIAFGRGSGGHKGIESIIRAVKTKDFVRVRIGVAPTTPSGKIKKPNGDSKVHDFLLGEFTKKEQEALKKIFTATNTALESIIVDGRVKAMNIHN; this is translated from the coding sequence ATGAAATTTATAATAGTTGGATTAGGCAACCCCGGAGAAGAATACGAACACACACGACACAACGCTGGGCGATTGGCAGTTGCTGCTTTTGAGGACTCGCAAGAGTTCGGTGGGTTCGTCACTGATAAAAAAACAAAGAGTGAGATGAGTAAGGGGAGCGTTGGCAAACACACAGCAGTTATTTTGCAGCCAAACACATTTATGAATAAATCGGGCAGTGCAGTGAGAGAATTGGTAACGAGTGCAAAAGCTGCAGAGCGGCTGGTTGTAGTGTACGACGATATCGACTTACCATTTGGAACTCTAAAGATAGCGTTTGGTAGAGGTAGCGGTGGACATAAGGGGATTGAGTCAATAATTCGTGCAGTAAAGACAAAAGATTTTGTACGTGTACGCATTGGGGTTGCACCAACGACACCGAGTGGAAAAATAAAAAAGCCAAACGGAGATAGTAAAGTGCACGACTTTCTTCTTGGTGAATTTACGAAAAAAGAACAAGAGGCACTGAAGAAAATTTTTACCGCAACAAACACAGCGCTTGAAAGTATTATTGTTGATGGGCGAGTAAAGGCAATGAATATACACAACTAA
- the lepB gene encoding signal peptidase I: MSADLHHDPSSVDEQVEATPAENTHKKPLSSTRSLIFFALIVLMIVLPIRLYVAKPFIVSGTSMFPTFNTWHYLIIDQLTYKFEEPTRGDVVVFRFPQNPSRFFIKRVVGLPLETVELDGNTVTIRNTEFPEGFTLDEPYVDHAYTKESQLVMELGDDEYFVLGDNRKASADSRYWGPLEFERIVGRAYIRLFPFNSIDVLPGEATYIIKDTNTE; the protein is encoded by the coding sequence ATGTCAGCTGATTTACATCACGATCCTTCATCAGTGGATGAACAGGTTGAAGCTACTCCAGCAGAGAACACGCACAAGAAGCCACTCAGCTCAACTCGGAGCCTTATTTTCTTTGCACTCATTGTGCTCATGATTGTTCTTCCCATTCGTTTGTATGTTGCGAAACCTTTTATCGTGTCTGGTACTTCAATGTTCCCTACTTTTAACACGTGGCACTACCTTATTATCGACCAGCTTACGTACAAATTCGAAGAACCAACGCGTGGAGACGTAGTGGTATTCCGCTTCCCTCAAAATCCTTCACGGTTCTTTATAAAACGTGTCGTCGGGCTTCCTTTAGAAACAGTAGAACTCGATGGAAACACGGTAACCATACGAAATACTGAATTCCCTGAAGGCTTCACTCTAGACGAGCCGTATGTAGACCATGCATACACCAAGGAATCACAGCTCGTCATGGAGCTTGGTGATGATGAATACTTTGTCCTTGGCGACAACCGTAAAGCAAGCGCCGACTCACGATACTGGGGACCACTTGAGTTTGAGCGTATCGTTGGCCGTGCATACATTCGTCTCTTCCCATTCAATTCAATAGACGTTCTCCCAGGAGAAGCAACATACATTATTAAAGACACTAATACTGAATAA
- the ybeY gene encoding rRNA maturation RNase YbeY, with amino-acid sequence MAQINSHFDITHTTQGTLPSVPFEKIKNTILGQSYTLSLVLMADTLAKRLNKEHKKRTNPTNILSFPLSDKEGEIFLNIRRAKRDAKKFGHTTNQHIVFLFIHGCLHLKGNVHGEEMEKQEEKLLKKLY; translated from the coding sequence ATGGCGCAAATAAACTCACACTTTGATATTACACACACAACACAAGGCACGCTTCCAAGCGTGCCTTTTGAAAAAATTAAGAACACGATACTTGGGCAGTCCTACACTCTCTCTCTCGTCCTTATGGCAGATACACTGGCAAAACGCTTAAACAAAGAACACAAAAAACGAACCAACCCAACCAACATTCTTTCGTTTCCTCTTTCCGACAAGGAAGGTGAAATCTTTTTAAATATTCGTCGCGCGAAGCGCGACGCAAAGAAATTCGGTCACACTACCAACCAACACATAGTCTTTCTATTTATTCATGGATGTTTACATCTTAAAGGTAACGTACATGGTGAAGAGATGGAGAAACAAGAAGAAAAGCTCCTCAAGAAACTCTATTAG
- the ftsA gene encoding cell division protein FtsA has product MRKNTIVGIDIGTFYVKVVISQIQENGTPPHIIGTGSALSRGLRHGYITSQHDITESIKKAVAQAEKEAGLTVDRAYVSIGGVGLEDKYSQGAAIVSRANSEVSEIDAENALAEAEALISRELLNRKVIHAIPVSYLLDGKQILGRPVGMHGSKLEVEALFVTVLEQHLDDIIAVIEAAGIETIDIMASPIAASLVTLTKQQKMVGCVLANIGAETLSIVVFEENTPISLKVFPIGSTDITNDIALGLRLPLPEAEQLKRGVVTGESVPQKKLDEIIAAKLRQMFSLVQDHLKKINRAGLLPAGIILTGGGSGIATIEDYARIALKLPSETTGLRLGEQQLKDASWAVAYGLCIWGASSDSDTIGIENARAAGVKFFSWFKQFLP; this is encoded by the coding sequence ATGCGTAAAAATACTATCGTAGGTATAGATATTGGTACTTTCTACGTCAAAGTAGTTATTTCGCAAATACAAGAAAACGGTACCCCTCCTCACATTATCGGTACCGGCTCTGCCCTCTCGCGCGGTCTTAGGCATGGATACATAACGAGTCAGCACGACATAACCGAAAGTATAAAGAAAGCAGTGGCTCAAGCTGAAAAGGAAGCAGGGCTTACAGTAGACCGCGCCTATGTTTCTATTGGCGGTGTTGGTCTTGAAGACAAATACTCTCAAGGAGCAGCTATTGTCAGTCGTGCAAACTCCGAAGTGTCCGAGATTGACGCCGAGAACGCGCTTGCGGAAGCTGAAGCGCTCATAAGTCGTGAGCTTTTAAATAGAAAAGTCATCCATGCAATACCTGTTTCGTACTTACTTGATGGCAAACAAATACTCGGACGACCAGTTGGCATGCACGGTTCTAAACTTGAAGTAGAAGCGCTCTTTGTAACGGTGCTTGAACAACACCTTGACGACATCATCGCAGTAATCGAAGCGGCAGGAATTGAGACCATCGATATCATGGCATCCCCAATTGCTGCAAGTTTAGTAACACTTACCAAACAACAAAAAATGGTTGGTTGTGTGCTGGCAAACATTGGAGCAGAAACTCTTTCAATTGTCGTCTTTGAAGAAAACACCCCCATCTCATTAAAAGTCTTCCCTATTGGTTCAACCGATATTACAAACGACATCGCATTAGGGCTTCGTCTTCCACTACCTGAAGCAGAACAATTAAAGCGAGGCGTCGTAACTGGCGAATCAGTTCCACAAAAAAAGTTGGACGAAATAATTGCAGCTAAATTACGACAAATGTTCTCTCTTGTACAAGACCATTTAAAGAAGATAAACCGAGCTGGACTGCTACCAGCTGGAATTATTCTCACAGGAGGCGGTTCGGGTATTGCAACTATTGAGGACTACGCACGCATTGCTCTTAAACTACCTTCAGAAACCACTGGTCTTCGACTCGGTGAGCAGCAACTAAAGGATGCTTCGTGGGCAGTTGCGTATGGTCTGTGTATTTGGGGTGCATCTTCAGACTCAGACACTATCGGTATCGAAAATGCGCGAGCTGCTGGAGTGAAATTTTTCTCCTGGTTTAAGCAATTTTTACCTTAA
- the ftsZ gene encoding cell division protein FtsZ, translated as MKQVKPEVEAFARIRVIGVGGSGNNAIDHMIKAKVQGVDFIAVNTDAQALHHSKAKKKIHIGKNLTRGLGTGMNPELGRRAAEETKEEIHEAIKGSDMVFVTGGMGGGTGTGAAPIVAQIARESGALTIGIVTKPFSFEGQQRARLAREGSENLKKEVDALITIPNDRLLTTVKKDTGIKSAFEMCDDILKQAVEGISDLITTPGIINVDFADIRAVMESAGSALMGMGMAAGEGRAVKAAHEAIQSPLLDVSISGATGVLFAIAGGDDLSMLEVQEAANAITESVDPDARIIFGAISDNTLKKGQIKITVIATGFPENNKAKEAEASRKGSFFGTSTREEKKSSDAEAAIPAKSEPEIEEKQAPAAIHHTESKPVEVIEKKVSAAPTKREAPQTKKESLEDDDDWGAIPSFLRRSKLK; from the coding sequence ATGAAGCAGGTAAAGCCAGAAGTTGAAGCATTCGCGCGAATACGTGTTATCGGTGTTGGAGGATCGGGTAATAACGCGATAGACCACATGATTAAGGCAAAAGTACAGGGCGTTGATTTCATAGCCGTCAACACAGATGCACAAGCGCTGCATCACTCAAAAGCAAAGAAAAAAATCCACATCGGTAAAAACCTCACCCGCGGACTTGGTACCGGAATGAATCCAGAGCTTGGGCGTCGTGCAGCTGAAGAAACGAAAGAAGAAATTCACGAAGCAATTAAGGGTTCCGATATGGTATTTGTTACTGGAGGAATGGGTGGTGGTACCGGAACAGGAGCTGCACCGATTGTTGCGCAAATCGCTCGTGAATCTGGGGCACTTACTATTGGTATTGTTACAAAACCATTCTCGTTTGAAGGGCAACAACGTGCACGTCTTGCTCGCGAAGGTTCCGAGAACCTCAAAAAAGAAGTTGACGCGCTTATCACTATTCCCAACGACCGCCTTCTTACTACCGTAAAGAAAGACACCGGCATTAAGAGCGCGTTTGAAATGTGTGACGATATACTCAAGCAAGCAGTAGAAGGAATCTCTGACCTTATTACTACACCAGGAATCATCAACGTTGACTTCGCAGATATCCGCGCAGTTATGGAATCAGCAGGTTCTGCATTAATGGGTATGGGTATGGCTGCAGGCGAAGGGCGTGCAGTTAAAGCAGCACACGAAGCCATCCAATCCCCTCTTCTTGATGTATCAATCTCTGGAGCAACTGGTGTTCTCTTTGCAATTGCTGGTGGCGACGACCTCTCAATGCTTGAGGTACAAGAAGCAGCTAATGCTATTACTGAATCTGTTGACCCTGATGCTCGTATTATCTTCGGTGCTATTTCAGACAACACACTTAAGAAAGGCCAGATAAAGATTACTGTTATTGCAACAGGCTTTCCTGAAAACAATAAAGCAAAAGAAGCAGAAGCATCTCGCAAAGGCTCATTTTTTGGAACGAGCACTCGAGAAGAAAAAAAATCATCAGACGCAGAAGCTGCAATCCCAGCAAAAAGCGAACCAGAAATAGAAGAGAAGCAAGCACCAGCTGCAATTCACCACACTGAAAGCAAGCCGGTAGAAGTTATTGAGAAGAAAGTCTCTGCAGCCCCAACAAAGCGCGAAGCTCCACAAACAAAAAAAGAATCTTTAGAAGACGATGACGACTGGGGTGCAATCCCTTCATTCCTTCGACGATCAAAGCTTAAATAA
- a CDS encoding FAD-dependent oxidoreductase, whose translation MFDLTIIGGGPAGTAVAVYAARKRLKSVLITEEWGGQSNVSEDIQNWIGTPHISGGDLAKSFEAHVREYADDVIEIQSPAKVETIEKIEGGFKVVTNKGESYESKAVFVGVGSSRRKLPAKGADKFEHKGLTYCASCDGPLFTGRDVVVIGGGNAGFETAAQLLAYTNSVTLLEFNDTFLADEITVEKLMKNDKFKALKNVEITEVVGEAFVTGVKYKDRATGEETELATGGVFVEIGMIPNTQMVKDLVELDERNMIKVDPYTQRTSVEGIWAAGDCTDGLYHQNNIAAGDAVKAIEDMYGYLR comes from the coding sequence ATGTTCGATCTTACAATTATTGGTGGTGGCCCAGCAGGTACTGCAGTCGCTGTGTATGCTGCACGAAAGCGCCTTAAAAGCGTTCTGATAACTGAAGAATGGGGCGGTCAAAGTAATGTCTCGGAAGATATCCAAAACTGGATAGGAACACCTCATATTTCAGGTGGTGATCTTGCAAAATCGTTCGAAGCGCATGTGCGTGAATACGCTGACGATGTAATCGAAATACAGTCGCCTGCCAAAGTAGAGACCATAGAAAAAATCGAGGGAGGATTTAAGGTTGTAACAAACAAAGGTGAGAGCTACGAATCAAAAGCAGTGTTTGTTGGTGTTGGATCAAGCCGCCGCAAGCTCCCCGCAAAAGGTGCAGATAAGTTTGAACACAAAGGTCTTACCTACTGTGCATCGTGTGATGGACCGTTATTTACTGGCCGAGATGTAGTGGTAATTGGCGGTGGTAACGCAGGCTTTGAAACAGCTGCGCAACTTCTTGCGTACACAAATTCAGTAACACTACTTGAGTTTAACGATACATTCCTTGCTGATGAAATTACCGTAGAGAAACTCATGAAAAACGACAAATTTAAAGCCCTGAAAAATGTTGAGATAACCGAAGTGGTCGGTGAGGCATTTGTGACCGGTGTAAAGTACAAGGACCGTGCAACGGGAGAGGAAACAGAACTCGCAACCGGTGGTGTGTTTGTAGAAATCGGCATGATTCCTAACACACAAATGGTTAAAGATCTTGTTGAACTTGATGAGCGCAACATGATAAAAGTAGACCCGTATACACAACGTACAAGCGTAGAAGGTATCTGGGCAGCCGGAGACTGTACCGACGGTCTCTACCACCAAAACAACATAGCAGCTGGTGACGCTGTGAAAGCAATCGAAGACATGTACGGATACTTACGATAA
- a CDS encoding DUF1295 domain-containing protein: MSYFVALAGVLFIYMNLWFVISVVKKRNDVADVAWGLGFVVLAWAAVFISAGSSMQGILVVLLVTIWGVRLAWHIAARHKGKGEDYRYRVWRETWGAWFYPRSYLQVYMLQGALLFLVALPIVVIMGTNVALNLFTAVGVGVWLLGFVFEVVGDRQLKQFIKNPANKGKLMTSGLWRYTRHPNYFGEVTLWWGIWLIALSVPYGWGTIVGPLTITFLILKVSGVPLLEKKMVEHPDFAEYKRTTSVFIPWFKTK; the protein is encoded by the coding sequence ATGAGCTACTTTGTAGCACTCGCTGGTGTTCTCTTTATATACATGAACCTGTGGTTCGTTATATCTGTAGTCAAAAAAAGAAATGATGTGGCTGATGTTGCGTGGGGCCTTGGCTTTGTAGTATTAGCGTGGGCAGCCGTATTCATTAGTGCTGGCAGTAGTATGCAGGGCATACTGGTAGTGCTACTTGTAACAATATGGGGAGTTCGTCTCGCATGGCACATCGCAGCTCGGCATAAAGGAAAGGGTGAGGATTATCGGTATCGTGTATGGCGCGAAACATGGGGTGCGTGGTTTTATCCGCGTTCATATCTACAAGTGTACATGTTGCAAGGTGCGCTACTTTTTCTCGTCGCGTTACCGATTGTTGTCATCATGGGTACCAATGTCGCTCTCAACCTCTTTACTGCAGTTGGCGTAGGGGTTTGGCTACTTGGCTTTGTGTTTGAGGTAGTTGGTGATCGACAGCTTAAACAATTTATAAAAAATCCTGCAAACAAAGGCAAGCTCATGACCTCTGGTCTATGGCGATACACACGTCACCCAAATTACTTCGGCGAAGTAACACTCTGGTGGGGGATATGGCTTATCGCACTTTCGGTGCCGTATGGATGGGGTACCATTGTCGGTCCGCTCACTATTACTTTTTTGATCCTTAAAGTTTCTGGAGTCCCATTGCTTGAGAAGAAAATGGTCGAGCACCCAGATTTTGCAGAATACAAGCGAACTACCAGTGTCTTCATCCCGTGGTTTAAAACGAAGTAG